The Shumkonia mesophila genome contains a region encoding:
- a CDS encoding bile acid:sodium symporter family protein, whose amino-acid sequence MEALGAASRFVGRTFALWVIVGAAAGYAAPAGFAPVAPHIFWLLGLVMFGMGLTLAPGDFLAVARRPGAIALGVAAQFTLMPGLAFALTQMVPMPADVAAGVILVGCCPGGTASNVVTYLAKGDVALSVTMTAGSTLLAPLATPALVWLLARQYLPVDAASMFLSIAQIVLLPLALGVTAKTLFPKLTERLVAALPLVSVGGIVLIVAAVVAVNRPALAQSGLLIAAVVATHNVLGLLLGCWAGRAFHMEPPQIRAVTIEVGMQNSGLGSALALAHFSPLAAVPSAVFSVWHNISGTLLASYFRRQDS is encoded by the coding sequence ATGGAGGCATTGGGTGCGGCGTCGCGGTTCGTCGGGCGGACCTTCGCGCTGTGGGTGATCGTCGGCGCCGCGGCGGGTTACGCCGCCCCGGCCGGATTCGCGCCGGTCGCCCCGCACATCTTCTGGCTGCTCGGGCTGGTGATGTTCGGCATGGGCCTGACGCTCGCCCCCGGCGACTTCCTTGCGGTGGCGCGCCGCCCGGGCGCCATCGCCCTGGGAGTCGCCGCCCAGTTCACCCTGATGCCGGGCCTCGCGTTTGCCCTGACGCAGATGGTCCCCATGCCCGCCGACGTCGCGGCCGGCGTCATCCTGGTCGGCTGCTGCCCCGGCGGCACGGCCAGCAACGTCGTCACCTACCTGGCCAAGGGCGACGTCGCGCTCAGCGTGACGATGACGGCCGGCAGCACGCTGCTTGCCCCCCTGGCGACGCCGGCCCTGGTGTGGCTGCTGGCCCGCCAGTACCTGCCGGTCGACGCCGCCAGCATGTTCCTCAGCATCGCCCAAATCGTGCTCCTGCCCCTGGCCCTGGGGGTGACGGCGAAGACGCTCTTCCCGAAACTCACGGAGCGGCTGGTGGCGGCGCTGCCGCTGGTCAGCGTCGGCGGCATCGTTCTCATCGTCGCCGCCGTGGTCGCCGTCAACCGGCCGGCGCTGGCTCAAAGCGGTCTTTTGATCGCCGCCGTGGTCGCCACGCACAACGTCCTGGGATTGCTGCTGGGCTGCTGGGCGGGCCGCGCGTTCCATATGGAGCCCCCCCAGATCAGGGCGGTCACCATCGAGGTCGGCATGCAGAACAGCGGCCTGGGATCGGCCCTGGCGTTGGCCCACTTTTCGCCCCTGGCGGCGGTGCCGAGCGCGGTGTTCAGCGTCTGGCACAACATCTCGGGAACGCTGCTGGCCAGCTATTTCCGGCGCCAGGACTCATGA
- the rpmA gene encoding 50S ribosomal protein L27 — MAHKKAGGSSRNGRDSAGRRLGVKHFGDELVAPGNIIVRQRGTQFHPGENVGMGRDHTLFAKVEGKVKFRHKAQGRTYIVVEPSKA; from the coding sequence ATGGCGCATAAGAAAGCAGGCGGCAGTTCCCGCAACGGACGCGACAGCGCCGGCCGGCGCCTGGGCGTCAAGCACTTCGGCGACGAACTGGTGGCGCCCGGCAACATCATCGTGCGCCAGCGCGGCACCCAGTTCCATCCCGGCGAAAACGTCGGCATGGGCCGCGACCACACGCTGTTCGCCAAGGTCGAGGGCAAGGTGAAGTTCCGGCACAAGGCGCAAGGCCGCACCTACATCGTGGTGGAGCCGTCGAAAGCCTGA
- the obgE gene encoding GTPase ObgE, with protein sequence MKFLDEAKIFVKSGDGGDGCVAFRREKFIEFGGPNGGDGGRGGDVVVECADGLNTLIDFRYRQHFKADRGQNGMGQNRSGAGGKDTVIRVPVGTQILDEDKETVLLDMTEVGQRAYLARGGDGGFGNTHFKSSTNQAPRRTTPGWPGQERWVWLRLKLIADAGLVGLPNAGKSTFLAAVSRARPKVADYPFTTLHPQLGVVHVDNGEFVLADIPGLIEGAHEGAGLGDRFLGHIERCGVLLHLVDGTAEDVAEAYGAIRNELAAYGGGLAEKPEVLALNKCDALTAEAIAEKSAALAAAAGHPVAILSGATGLGVEAVLRELRAFITKGRDKAQDSEEGGGPFVP encoded by the coding sequence ATGAAGTTTCTCGACGAAGCCAAGATCTTCGTGAAGAGCGGAGACGGCGGTGACGGCTGCGTGGCCTTCCGCCGCGAGAAGTTCATCGAGTTCGGCGGCCCCAACGGCGGCGACGGCGGGCGCGGCGGCGACGTCGTCGTGGAGTGCGCCGACGGGCTGAACACGCTGATCGATTTCCGCTACCGCCAGCACTTCAAGGCCGACCGCGGCCAAAACGGCATGGGCCAGAACCGCAGCGGCGCCGGCGGCAAGGACACCGTCATCCGCGTGCCGGTCGGAACGCAAATCCTCGACGAGGACAAGGAGACCGTGCTGCTCGACATGACCGAGGTCGGCCAGCGCGCGTACCTCGCGCGCGGCGGCGACGGCGGTTTCGGCAACACCCATTTCAAGTCCTCGACCAATCAGGCGCCGCGGCGCACCACCCCCGGCTGGCCCGGCCAGGAGCGCTGGGTGTGGCTGCGCCTCAAGCTGATCGCCGACGCCGGACTGGTCGGCCTGCCCAACGCCGGCAAGTCGACCTTCCTGGCCGCCGTGTCGCGCGCCCGTCCGAAGGTCGCCGACTATCCCTTCACCACGCTGCATCCGCAGTTGGGCGTCGTTCACGTCGATAACGGCGAGTTCGTACTGGCCGACATCCCCGGCCTCATCGAGGGGGCGCACGAGGGGGCCGGCCTGGGCGACCGATTCCTCGGCCACATCGAGCGTTGCGGCGTGCTGCTGCACCTGGTCGACGGCACCGCCGAGGACGTCGCCGAGGCCTATGGCGCCATTCGCAACGAGCTGGCCGCCTATGGCGGCGGGCTGGCCGAAAAGCCCGAGGTGCTGGCGCTCAACAAGTGCGACGCCCTGACGGCGGAGGCCATCGCCGAGAAGTCGGCGGCACTCGCCGCCGCCGCCGGCCACCCCGTCGCCATCCTGTCGGGCGCCACCGGGCTCGGCGTCGAGGCGGTGCTGCGCGAGCTTCGGGCATTCATCACCAAGGGCCGGGACAAGGCCCAGGACAGCGAGGAAGGCGGAGGACCGTTCGTGCCATGA
- the proB gene encoding glutamate 5-kinase: protein MSGAKNDYLATGKRIVVKIGSALLVAKSGAIHKKWLQALADDVARCRARGQEVILVSSGAIAAGRRQLGFADGELRLEEKQAAAATGMIRLTGAYQECLGVHGITVAQILLTLDDSENRRRYINARNTLNTLLKLGAVPIINENDTVATDEIRFGDNDRLGARVAAMTTADVLVLLSDIDGLYTADPHTDPNARHLPEITEITPEIEAMAGASLPGFGVGGMVTKLAAARVCLNVGCRMVLTAGNHLNPLKRIEEGARCTWFLPGATPHTARKRWIAGTLKAVGDIVLDDGALKALHAGKSILPAGVAKVSGSFERGDAVIVRDEGGREVARGLVAYSAEDARRILGHKSREIEAILGFRGRDEMIHRDDLVLT from the coding sequence ATGAGCGGAGCGAAGAACGATTACCTGGCGACCGGCAAACGCATCGTCGTCAAGATCGGATCGGCCCTGCTGGTCGCCAAGAGCGGCGCCATCCACAAGAAATGGCTGCAGGCGCTGGCCGACGACGTGGCGCGCTGCCGGGCGCGCGGCCAGGAAGTGATCCTTGTCTCCTCGGGCGCCATCGCCGCCGGCCGGCGCCAGCTGGGCTTCGCCGACGGCGAGCTGCGGCTGGAGGAAAAGCAGGCCGCCGCCGCCACCGGCATGATCCGCCTGACCGGCGCCTACCAGGAGTGCTTGGGCGTGCACGGCATCACCGTCGCCCAGATCCTGCTGACGCTGGACGACAGCGAGAACCGCCGGCGCTACATCAACGCCCGCAACACGCTGAACACGCTCCTGAAGCTGGGCGCGGTGCCGATCATCAACGAGAACGACACGGTGGCCACCGACGAGATCCGCTTCGGCGACAACGACCGCCTGGGCGCCCGCGTCGCCGCCATGACCACCGCCGACGTCCTGGTCCTCTTATCCGACATCGACGGCCTGTACACGGCCGACCCGCACACCGACCCCAACGCCCGCCACCTGCCGGAAATTACCGAGATCACGCCGGAGATCGAGGCCATGGCCGGCGCCTCGCTGCCCGGCTTCGGGGTCGGCGGCATGGTCACCAAGCTGGCGGCGGCCCGGGTCTGCCTCAACGTCGGCTGCCGCATGGTGCTGACCGCCGGCAACCACCTGAATCCCTTGAAGCGGATCGAGGAAGGCGCGCGCTGCACCTGGTTCCTGCCCGGCGCGACGCCGCACACCGCGCGCAAGCGCTGGATCGCCGGCACGCTCAAGGCGGTCGGCGACATCGTGCTCGACGACGGGGCGCTGAAGGCGCTGCATGCCGGCAAGAGCATCCTGCCGGCCGGGGTGGCCAAGGTGTCGGGCAGCTTCGAGCGCGGCGACGCGGTGATCGTGCGCGACGAGGGCGGGCGCGAGGTGGCGCGCGGCCTGGTCGCCTATTCGGCCGAGGACGCCAGGCGCATTCTCGGCCACAAGAGCCGCGAGATCGAAGCCATCCTGGGCTTTCGCGGCCGCGACGAGATGATCCACAGAGACGACCTGGTGCTGACCTGA
- a CDS encoding glutamate-5-semialdehyde dehydrogenase, whose product MTIATTDKADIDLLMEGIGAAAKAAAAQLATAPTAAKNAALTAAARRIREDRAAIMAANAKDIAAGKQKGLSATLLDRLMLNDARIEAMAKGLEDVAALPDPVGSVMAEWDRPNGLRIARVRTPLGVIGVIYESRPNVTADAGALCLKAGNAAILRGGSESFHSSAAIMDCLAAGLAEAGLPAAAIQLVPTADRAAVGVMLTMTDTIDVIVPRGGRSLIERITAESRIPLFKHLEGICHTYIDRAADLGKARKVTLNAKMRRTGICGATETLLVHRDAVATHLKPIADDLIAAGCELRGDARARAADPRIGPATEEDWSTEYLDAILSVAVVDDIDAAIAHIARYGSEHTESIITEDAAAAERFLARVNSAIVMHNASTQFADGGEFGMGAEIGISTGKLHARGPVGVEQLTTFKYVVRGTGQVRP is encoded by the coding sequence ATGACCATCGCCACAACGGACAAGGCCGATATCGACCTTCTGATGGAAGGGATAGGCGCCGCCGCCAAGGCCGCCGCCGCCCAACTGGCCACCGCGCCGACGGCCGCCAAGAACGCCGCGCTGACGGCCGCCGCCCGCCGCATCCGCGAAGACCGCGCGGCGATCATGGCCGCCAACGCCAAGGACATCGCGGCCGGCAAGCAGAAGGGCCTGAGCGCCACCCTGCTCGACCGCCTGATGCTGAACGACGCCCGCATCGAGGCCATGGCCAAGGGCCTGGAAGACGTGGCCGCCCTGCCCGATCCGGTCGGGTCCGTGATGGCCGAATGGGACCGCCCCAACGGCCTGCGCATCGCCCGCGTGCGGACGCCGCTGGGCGTCATCGGCGTCATCTACGAATCGCGGCCCAACGTGACGGCCGACGCCGGGGCGCTGTGCCTCAAGGCCGGCAACGCGGCGATCCTGCGCGGCGGCTCGGAAAGCTTCCATTCCTCGGCCGCCATCATGGACTGCCTGGCCGCCGGCCTCGCCGAGGCCGGGCTGCCCGCCGCCGCCATCCAGCTGGTGCCGACCGCCGATCGCGCCGCGGTCGGCGTCATGCTGACCATGACCGACACCATCGACGTCATCGTGCCGCGCGGCGGCCGCTCGCTGATCGAGCGCATCACGGCGGAAAGCCGCATCCCGCTGTTCAAGCACCTGGAAGGCATCTGCCACACCTACATCGACCGCGCCGCCGACCTGGGCAAGGCGCGCAAGGTGACGCTGAACGCCAAGATGCGGCGCACCGGCATCTGCGGCGCCACCGAGACGCTGCTGGTCCACAGGGACGCCGTGGCCACCCACTTAAAGCCGATCGCCGACGACCTGATCGCCGCCGGCTGCGAGCTGCGCGGCGACGCCCGCGCGCGGGCGGCCGATCCCCGCATCGGGCCGGCCACCGAGGAAGACTGGTCGACCGAATACCTCGACGCCATCCTGTCGGTCGCCGTGGTCGACGACATCGACGCCGCCATCGCCCATATCGCCAGGTACGGCTCGGAGCACACCGAATCGATCATCACCGAGGACGCGGCGGCGGCCGAGCGGTTCCTCGCCCGGGTGAACAGCGCCATCGTCATGCACAACGCCTCGACCCAGTTCGCCGACGGCGGCGAGTTCGGCATGGGGGCCGAGATCGGCATCTCGACCGGCAAGCTGCACGCCAGGGGCCCGGTCGGCGTCGAGCAGCTGACCACATTCAAGTACGTCGTGCGCGGAACCGGGCAGGTTCGGCCTTGA
- a CDS encoding nicotinate-nucleotide adenylyltransferase, whose translation MNVIPADPPAGLRVGLLGGSFNPAHAGHLHVSLLALRRLKLDQVWWLVSPQNPLKPQAGMAPLEDRLAGAARAAADPRIRVGAIEAELGTRYTADTLVALKARFPGLRFVWLMGADILVQLPRWKRWRDVFRAVPIAVFARPSYSLKARFGRAARQFAAARQLASRASDLAAMTPPAWVFLRTPLHGASASRIRARRTADHNG comes from the coding sequence TTGAACGTCATCCCGGCCGATCCGCCCGCCGGGCTTCGGGTCGGGCTGCTGGGCGGCTCGTTCAACCCGGCCCACGCCGGGCACCTGCACGTCAGCCTGCTGGCGCTCAGGCGCCTGAAGCTCGATCAGGTGTGGTGGCTGGTGTCGCCGCAGAACCCCCTGAAACCGCAGGCCGGCATGGCGCCGCTGGAGGACCGGCTGGCCGGCGCCGCGAGGGCGGCGGCCGATCCGCGCATCCGCGTCGGCGCCATCGAAGCGGAACTCGGCACCCGCTACACCGCCGACACCCTGGTTGCGCTGAAGGCCCGTTTTCCCGGGCTCCGCTTCGTCTGGCTGATGGGCGCCGACATCCTGGTGCAGTTGCCGCGCTGGAAGCGCTGGCGCGATGTCTTTCGCGCCGTTCCCATTGCAGTTTTCGCGAGGCCTTCGTATTCTTTAAAGGCACGGTTCGGGCGCGCGGCCCGGCAATTTGCGGCGGCCCGGCAATTGGCTTCTCGGGCCTCGGATCTGGCGGCGATGACGCCGCCGGCCTGGGTTTTCCTGAGAACCCCGCTGCACGGGGCGTCAGCCAGCCGTATCCGCGCCCGGCGAACCGCAGATCACAACGGATAG
- the rsfS gene encoding ribosome silencing factor → MLALVQQSLNDDKAQDVVVIDLNGKTSIADFMVIASGTSQRQVGAMADHLREKLKTKGVAGVAVEGATQCDWVLLDTHDVIVHLFRPEVREFYNLEKMWSEPAAARPTESTVQINA, encoded by the coding sequence GTGCTCGCGCTGGTGCAACAGTCCCTGAATGACGACAAGGCGCAGGACGTCGTCGTCATCGATCTGAACGGCAAGACCAGCATCGCGGACTTCATGGTCATCGCCTCGGGAACCTCACAGCGCCAGGTCGGCGCCATGGCCGACCATCTCCGGGAAAAGTTGAAAACCAAGGGCGTCGCCGGCGTCGCCGTCGAGGGCGCCACCCAGTGCGACTGGGTGTTGCTCGACACCCACGACGTCATCGTCCACCTGTTCCGCCCGGAAGTGAGGGAGTTCTACAACCTCGAAAAGATGTGGAGCGAGCCGGCGGCCGCCCGCCCCACGGAGTCCACGGTCCAGATCAACGCCTGA
- the rlmH gene encoding 23S rRNA (pseudouridine(1915)-N(3))-methyltransferase RlmH, with product MQFHIAAVGRFGGGRAHAAERAVFERFAERVVPPPVLIEVEEKRPLAAPERRRREGELLLGALPAGAFVVALDEKGRPLTSAGLAERLGRLRDEGTRHVAFVIGGADGLDEAVRQAANLVLSLGPMTWPHLLVRGLIAEQIFRAQSILAGHPYHRA from the coding sequence ATGCAATTTCATATCGCGGCGGTCGGCCGCTTCGGGGGAGGGCGCGCGCACGCCGCCGAGCGGGCGGTGTTCGAACGCTTTGCCGAACGCGTCGTCCCGCCGCCGGTCCTGATCGAGGTCGAGGAGAAACGGCCGCTGGCGGCGCCCGAGCGGCGGCGCCGCGAGGGCGAACTGCTGCTGGGGGCGCTGCCGGCCGGCGCCTTTGTGGTGGCGCTGGACGAGAAGGGGCGTCCGCTGACCAGCGCCGGGTTGGCCGAACGCCTGGGCCGCCTGCGCGACGAGGGGACCCGCCACGTGGCCTTCGTGATCGGCGGCGCCGACGGCCTCGACGAGGCGGTGCGCCAGGCCGCGAATCTGGTGCTGTCACTGGGCCCGATGACCTGGCCTCATCTGTTGGTGCGCGGGCTGATCGCCGAGCAGATCTTCCGCGCCCAGTCCATTCTTGCCGGCCATCCGTATCATCGGGCATAA
- the gpmI gene encoding 2,3-bisphosphoglycerate-independent phosphoglycerate mutase produces the protein MLCILDGWGNRADTDFNAIAIGKTPNWDRISSTNPRARLYASGLEVGLPDGQMGNSEVGHMNIGAGRVVMQDLPRIDLAAADGSMARNPALLDFIAALRKSGGACHLMGLMSPGGVHSHQDHMVALARAVGTAGVPVIVHALMDGRDTPPRSGRGYMEKFLADTADVTGLRVGVVSGRYYAMDRDKRWERVERAYNALVDAAAERQAPDAVSAIQRSYDESIADEFVLPTVIDGYAGMKDGDGLLVANFRADRVRQILTALADPAFSGFTRRRVPAFAARLGMAEYSDELDAFFPALFTSVDLKDILGQVVSEAGLTQLRVAETEKYAHVTFFFNGGREKVFDGEDRIMVPSPKVATYDLKPEMSAPEVTDRLVEAIGSGKYDLIVANFANGDMVGHSGILEAAVKAVETVDACLGRVEAAIVKAGGVLLVTADHGNCEMMRDPETGQPHTAHTLNTVPIVLVNGPAWAGELRDGRLADIAPTLLRFLDLPQPAAMTGRSLLLEEGARKAAAG, from the coding sequence ATGTTGTGCATCCTCGACGGCTGGGGCAACCGCGCCGACACCGACTTCAACGCCATCGCCATCGGCAAGACGCCGAACTGGGATCGCATTTCCTCAACCAACCCGCGCGCCCGGCTCTACGCCTCGGGCCTGGAAGTCGGCCTGCCCGACGGCCAGATGGGCAATTCCGAGGTCGGCCACATGAACATCGGCGCCGGCCGCGTGGTCATGCAGGACCTGCCGCGCATCGACCTGGCGGCGGCCGACGGCTCGATGGCCAGAAATCCGGCGCTTCTGGACTTCATCGCGGCGCTCAGGAAAAGCGGCGGCGCCTGCCATCTGATGGGCTTGATGTCGCCGGGCGGCGTCCATTCCCACCAGGACCATATGGTGGCCCTGGCCCGCGCGGTGGGGACGGCCGGCGTGCCGGTGATCGTCCACGCCCTGATGGACGGCCGTGACACCCCGCCGCGCAGCGGCAGGGGCTACATGGAGAAATTCCTGGCCGACACCGCCGACGTGACGGGGCTTCGCGTCGGCGTGGTCAGCGGCCGCTACTACGCCATGGACCGCGACAAGCGCTGGGAGCGGGTGGAAAGGGCCTACAACGCCCTGGTCGACGCCGCGGCCGAGCGCCAGGCCCCGGACGCCGTCAGCGCCATCCAGCGCAGCTATGACGAAAGCATTGCCGACGAATTCGTGCTGCCCACCGTCATCGACGGCTACGCCGGCATGAAGGACGGCGACGGCCTTCTGGTCGCCAACTTCCGCGCCGACCGCGTGCGCCAGATCCTGACCGCGCTTGCCGATCCGGCGTTCAGCGGCTTCACGCGCCGGCGCGTCCCCGCCTTCGCCGCCCGCCTGGGCATGGCCGAATATTCGGACGAGCTCGACGCCTTTTTCCCGGCGCTGTTCACCTCGGTCGACCTCAAGGACATCCTGGGCCAGGTGGTGTCGGAGGCCGGCCTCACCCAGCTTCGGGTCGCCGAGACCGAGAAGTACGCCCACGTCACCTTCTTCTTCAACGGCGGCCGCGAGAAGGTGTTCGACGGCGAGGACCGCATCATGGTGCCCTCGCCCAAGGTCGCCACCTACGACCTCAAGCCCGAGATGTCGGCGCCCGAGGTGACGGACCGCCTGGTCGAGGCCATCGGCTCGGGCAAGTACGACCTGATCGTCGCCAATTTCGCCAACGGCGACATGGTCGGCCATTCGGGTATCCTGGAGGCGGCCGTCAAGGCCGTGGAAACGGTGGATGCCTGCCTGGGCCGCGTCGAGGCCGCCATCGTCAAGGCCGGCGGCGTGCTGCTGGTCACCGCCGACCACGGCAACTGCGAGATGATGCGCGACCCCGAGACCGGACAGCCGCACACCGCCCACACCTTGAACACGGTGCCGATCGTGCTCGTCAACGGGCCCGCCTGGGCCGGGGAACTTCGCGACGGACGCCTGGCCGACATCGCGCCGACGCTGCTTCGCTTCCTTGACCTGCCGCAGCCCGCCGCGATGACCGGCCGATCGCTGCTTCTTGAAGAGGGCGCGCGCAAAGCCGCCGCCGGATAA
- a CDS encoding murein hydrolase activator EnvC family protein, translating into MSSPPPRWRLHCGLSATALISVLLLASAAAPVAAQGLGDPGTRLKEIDRAIEEKRRESEASQRKAEALDHEVQTLRREMIAAAAATQSHEAEVTRLEARLAELSRAETAKTAGLATGRTQFDRALMALQRIARHPPEALIVQPMAASDVVRSAILLRAAVPEIERRTEALRAELAEIGTIRQAASQRRVELAAATEGLKAERRRLDGLVGRKSALKRQADAESRAAAVRVDALAGEARDLRDLLAKIEEEGRRRDAERQARAAEEKARREREREKAKVAALTPATPVAPPPAAERAPAESGDLIPISKARGKLPFPVVGHLVGRYGQTTDAGLTRKGISIETRIGAQVVTPYDGLVVYAGQFRGYGQILILEHGEGYHTLLAGLTRIDTVPGQWLAAGEPVGVMESADRGIPVLYMELRRNGQPINPLPWLASQKDKVSG; encoded by the coding sequence GTGTCGAGCCCCCCACCCCGCTGGCGATTGCATTGCGGCCTTTCGGCCACCGCCCTGATTTCCGTCCTTCTCCTGGCATCGGCTGCCGCTCCGGTCGCCGCCCAGGGGCTTGGCGATCCGGGGACCCGGCTTAAGGAAATCGATCGCGCGATCGAGGAAAAGCGCCGGGAAAGCGAAGCCAGCCAGCGCAAGGCCGAGGCCCTGGACCACGAAGTCCAGACGCTGCGCCGCGAGATGATCGCCGCCGCCGCCGCCACCCAGAGCCACGAGGCCGAGGTCACCCGCCTGGAGGCGCGGCTGGCCGAGCTGAGCCGTGCCGAAACCGCGAAGACGGCGGGCCTCGCCACCGGGCGCACGCAGTTCGACCGCGCGCTGATGGCGCTCCAGCGCATCGCGCGCCATCCGCCCGAGGCGCTGATCGTGCAGCCGATGGCAGCCTCCGACGTCGTGCGCAGCGCCATCCTGCTGCGTGCCGCCGTGCCCGAGATCGAGCGGCGCACCGAGGCGTTGCGCGCCGAGCTGGCCGAAATCGGCACCATCCGGCAGGCGGCGTCGCAACGGCGGGTCGAACTGGCGGCGGCGACCGAGGGATTAAAGGCCGAACGCCGGCGGCTGGACGGCCTGGTCGGACGCAAGAGCGCGCTCAAACGCCAGGCCGACGCCGAAAGCCGCGCCGCCGCCGTACGGGTGGATGCCCTGGCCGGCGAGGCCCGCGACCTGCGCGACCTGCTGGCCAAGATCGAGGAGGAAGGCCGCCGCCGCGACGCCGAACGGCAGGCGCGGGCGGCCGAGGAAAAAGCCCGCCGCGAGCGGGAGCGGGAGAAAGCGAAGGTCGCGGCGTTGACCCCGGCGACCCCGGTCGCGCCGCCGCCGGCCGCCGAACGGGCGCCGGCGGAAAGCGGCGACCTGATCCCCATCAGCAAGGCCCGCGGCAAGCTGCCCTTTCCGGTGGTCGGCCACCTGGTGGGCCGCTATGGGCAGACCACCGACGCCGGGCTGACCCGCAAGGGCATTTCCATCGAGACCCGCATCGGCGCCCAGGTCGTCACCCCTTACGACGGCCTGGTGGTCTATGCCGGCCAGTTCCGCGGCTATGGGCAAATCTTGATCCTCGAACACGGCGAAGGATATCATACCCTGCTCGCCGGGCTGACCCGGATCGACACCGTCCCTGGACAATGGCTGGCGGCTGGCGAACCGGTCGGTGTGATGGAAAGTGCGGACCGGGGGATTCCGGTTCTCTACATGGAACTACGGCGCAACGGACAGCCAATCAACCCCCTTCCCTGGCTGGCATCGCAGAAGGACAAGGTAAGCGGATGA
- a CDS encoding S41 family peptidase has protein sequence MKYRLFMVAIVTAVLAAPFARAQDEGKPGSDTYQLLNLFGDVFERVRSDYVEEPTDEQLVEAAITGMLSALDPHSSYLNPKSFREMQVQTRGEFGGLGIEVTMENGLVKVVTPIDETPAAKAGVEAGDIISHLDDEPVMGLTLDEAVKRMRGKVGSDIKLTIRRGGREPFEVTLTRAIIKIQSVRSHLEGKIGYVRVTQFNEQAKAGIEKAVEKFYEESAKDLQGIVLDLRNNPGGLLDQAVGVSDLFLDKGEIVSTRSRRPEDTQRFNARPGDVIKGLPMVVLINTGSASASEIVAGALQDHGRALILGTKSFGKGSVQTIIPLAAGRGAMKLTTARYFTPSGRSIQQVGIAPDIEVQQAHIEADAVPERRREADLRGALKNGDAPTEPVPPAVATDEPAAEDYQLARALDLLRGISLYSSRAGAAR, from the coding sequence ATGAAATACCGTCTTTTCATGGTCGCCATCGTCACGGCCGTGTTGGCCGCTCCCTTCGCGCGGGCGCAGGATGAGGGCAAGCCGGGCTCGGACACCTATCAGCTTCTCAACCTGTTCGGCGACGTCTTCGAGCGGGTGCGCTCCGACTACGTCGAGGAACCGACCGACGAGCAACTGGTCGAGGCCGCGATCACCGGCATGCTGAGCGCGCTCGACCCCCATTCGTCCTACCTGAACCCCAAAAGCTTCCGCGAGATGCAGGTGCAGACGCGCGGCGAGTTCGGCGGCCTCGGCATCGAGGTGACGATGGAAAACGGGCTGGTCAAGGTGGTGACCCCCATCGACGAGACCCCGGCCGCCAAGGCCGGCGTCGAGGCCGGCGACATCATCAGCCACCTGGACGACGAGCCGGTCATGGGCCTGACCCTCGACGAGGCCGTCAAGCGGATGCGCGGCAAGGTCGGTTCCGACATCAAGCTGACCATCCGCCGCGGCGGCCGCGAGCCGTTCGAGGTGACGCTGACCCGGGCCATCATCAAGATCCAATCGGTGCGCTCGCATCTCGAGGGCAAGATCGGCTATGTCCGGGTCACCCAGTTCAACGAGCAGGCCAAGGCCGGCATCGAAAAGGCGGTCGAGAAGTTTTACGAGGAATCCGCCAAAGACCTGCAAGGCATCGTGCTCGACCTGCGCAACAACCCGGGCGGCCTTCTGGACCAAGCGGTCGGCGTGTCCGACCTCTTCCTCGACAAGGGCGAGATCGTCTCCACCCGCTCGCGCCGGCCGGAGGACACCCAGCGCTTCAACGCCCGGCCGGGCGACGTCATCAAGGGCCTGCCGATGGTCGTGCTGATCAACACCGGCTCGGCGTCGGCCTCCGAGATTGTGGCCGGCGCACTTCAGGACCACGGCCGCGCGCTGATCCTCGGCACCAAGTCCTTCGGCAAGGGCTCGGTGCAGACCATCATCCCGCTGGCCGCCGGACGCGGCGCCATGAAGTTGACCACGGCGCGCTATTTCACGCCGTCGGGCCGCTCCATCCAGCAGGTCGGCATTGCCCCCGACATCGAGGTGCAGCAGGCGCATATCGAGGCCGACGCGGTGCCCGAGCGGCGGCGCGAGGCGGATCTTCGCGGCGCCTTGAAGAACGGCGACGCGCCGACGGAGCCGGTGCCCCCGGCCGTCGCCACCGACGAGCCGGCGGCCGAGGATTACCAGTTGGCCCGGGCGCTCGACCTGCTGCGGGGGATCTCGCTCTATTCCAGTCGGGCCGGCGCCGCCCGCTAG